A genomic stretch from Setaria italica strain Yugu1 chromosome VII, Setaria_italica_v2.0, whole genome shotgun sequence includes:
- the LOC101767272 gene encoding probable L-type lectin-domain containing receptor kinase S.5 codes for MVIASMATAAGVFVVCTFRSIRRRWKEERDEFARTMQRLPGVPIQIEFADIRMATNNFHDTAKLGKGGFGSVYGCTLPATATRTEQAMEVAVKKFTGEVKERRYEDFLAEVSIINRLRHKNIVPLVGWSYNKGDPLLIYEYMTYGSLDQHLFRGGGNGDQRLQQEDASSIRQWHSRYSIARDIATGLHYVHHEHEPMVLHRDIKASNIMLDSNFHARLGDFGIACTVAADRSSVTGIAGTWGYISPEYAMSRRATRQTDIYAFGVLILEVVTGKKNRDVPPDDGHISDWVWRLHGEGRLLDAVDDHQQAVVVDEAERLLLLGLACTNPDPTNRPSMAVAVQVISKLAPPPDVPPERPAFVWPPKEWRSLDSDYCTTESNLGGISTSTVELVQIMQDQPPPETQSSSTRFFSV; via the exons ATGGTAATTGCCTCGATGGCCACGGCAGCCGGTGTGTTTGTGGTATGCACCTTCAGGTCCATTCGGCGAAGGTGGAAGGAGGAGCGGGATGAGTTCGCCAGAACCATGCAGCGCCTCCCGGGGGTGCCAATACAGATAGAGTTTGCCGACATCAGAATGGCCACCAACAACTTCCACGACACCGCCAAGTTGGGGAAAGGCGGATTTGGCTCCGTCTACGGATGCACGCTTCCAGCCACTGCAACCAGGACGGAACAAGCCATGGAGGTGGCCGTCAAGAAGTTCACGGGGGAAGTTAAGGAACGACGCTACGAGGACTTCCTAGCGGAAGTCAGCATCATCAACCGTCTGCGCCACAAGAACATCGTCCCACTCGTCG GCTGGTCATACAACAAGGGAGATCCTCTACTTATCTACGAGTACATGACATACGGTAGCCTGGATCAACATCTCTTCCGGGGAGGCGGCAATGGTGATCAGCGGTTACAACAGGAGGACGCATCGTCTATTCGGCAATGGCACAGCCGCTACAGCATTGCAAGAGACATAGCAACCGGCCTGCACTATGTTCATCATGAGCACGAGCCAATGGTGCTGCACCGTGATATAAAAGCGAGCAACATTATGCTGGATTCCAACTTCCACGCCCGTCTAGGTGACTTTGGTATTGCCTGCACGGTAGCTGCGGATAGGAGCTCCGTCACCGGCATCGCTGGCACCTGGGGGTACATATCGCCGGAGTACGCGATGAGCCGTAGGGCGACACGCCAAACTGACATCTACGCATTTGGGGTTCTCATTCTCGAGGTGGTGACGGGCAAGAAGAACAGGGACGTGCCACCAGACGACGGCCACATCTCCGATTGGGTCTGGCGTCTCCATGGGGAAGGGAGGCTGCTCGATGCTGTGGACGATCACCAGCAGGCCGTTGTTGTAGATGAGGCAGAACGCCTACTGCTCCTTGGCTTGGCGTGCACTAACCCCGACCCGACCAACCGTCCTAGCATGGCTGTGGCTGTGCAGGTCATCAGCAagttggcgccgccgccggacgtgCCTCCTGAGAGGCCAGCGTTCGTGTGGCCGCCCAAAGAGTGGCGTTCACTAGACTCTGATTATTGCACAACAGAGAGCAATCTGGGGGGGATCTCGACCAGCACGGTCGAGCTGGTGCAGATCATGCAGgaccagccgccgccggagacaCAGAGCAGCAGCACAAGGTTCTTCAGCGTGTGA
- the LOC101767669 gene encoding probable L-type lectin-domain containing receptor kinase S.5 gives MMGFKFKRKGVVACFCILFILIFISVLLYILQQLGPDVCSKLLKYSKLRVKWIHDTFRLELDTLQTYDIVMESGLSSEGSGVDRRKLAGMPNSRGLLRIPHKVYLSGYWPVGKEVLVSESSFAISFTMSLYKPSWKGTIKLQNGTGLAFLVLPPYQRAHGNLTKQLGLGADGSLKLTNSTARTTNFLGGGHVSVEIGRLPDGSSISPYDPSDRLLVVHVSNIEPAPAVARYTLWIEYTRLGQCLTVYVAPGEGKERPDHAVAIKKNISYSGGMYWDASFGLYSSAGQLMQVHTWSTEVEGAPYLMKYIMDNYSKLAAIFAALLLALAATVAAAAISGVAWYFRTKRRRWKKEQDKLAKIMQSLPGVPTQVDFADIRKATGNFDETMKLGKGGFSSVYRCRLPPDARGRSSSTEVAVKKFTRGVEEQRYEDFLAEVSIINRLRHKNVVPLVGWSYNKGEPLLIYEYMNNGSLDQHLFRRGGNGEQQEQQQEDTPIRQWETRYSIARDIATGLHYVHHEHEPMVLHRDIKASNIMLDSNFRARLGDFGIACTVAADRSSVTGVAGTWGYIAPDYAMSNRATRQTDIYAFGVLVLEVVTGKKNRDVPPDDGHISDWVWRLHGKGRLLDAVDDHQQAVVLDEAERLLLLGLACTNPDPTNRPSMAAAVQVISKLSPPPDVPFERPAFVWPPKEWCSLDSDYCTTQSNLGGISTSTVELVQIMQDQPPLETQSSSTRFFSV, from the exons ATGATGGGCTTCAAGTTCAAGCGTAAGGGCGTTGTGGCGTGCTTCTGCATCCTCTTTATCCTAATCTTCATCTCCGTCCTCCTCTACATCCTCCAACAACTAGGTCCCGACGTCTGCTCGAAGCTGCTCAAGTACAGCAAGCTGAGAGTGAAGTGGATCCACGACACCTTCAGATTGGAGTTGGATACACTCCAAACCTATGACATAGTCATGGAGTCTGGTTTGTCATCAGAGGGTAGTGGTGTTGACCGGCGCAAGCTTGCCGGCATGCCCAACTCCCGAGGACTGCTGCGTATCCCGCACAAGGTGTACCTCAGCGGCTATTGGCCCGTTGGCAAGGAGGTTTTGGTCAGTGAGTCGTCCTTTGCCATCTCCTTTACCATGAGCTTGTACAAGCCGTCATGGAAGGGAACGATCAAATTACAGAATGGTACAGGTCTAGCCTTCCTCGTCCTGCCGCCTTACCAGAGAGCACACGGCAACTTGACAAAGCAACTGGGGCTCGGAGCAGACGGCTCCCTCAAGCTCACCAACTCCACAGCCAGGACAACTAATTTCCTCGGAGGCGGACATGTGTCGGTCGAGATCGGAAGGCTACCTGATGGGTCGTCGATCTCGCCTTATGATCCTAGTGATCGCCTTCTTGTTGTCCATGTTTCTAACATCGAGCCTGCTCCTGCGGTGGCAAGGTACACTTTGTGGATTGAGTACACTCGTCTCGGGCAATGCTTAACAGTCTACGTCGCCCCTGGTGAAGGCAAAGAAAGACCGGATCACGCCGTCGCCATCAAGAAGAACATCAGCTACAGCGGTGGAATGTACTGGGATGCCAGTTTCGGCTTGTATTCCTCAGCGGGGCAACTCATGCAAGTCCATACCTGGAGCACCGAGGTGGAGGGCGCCCCCTATCTCATGAAGTACATCATGGATAATTATTCGAAACTTGCAGCAATATTTGCGGCATTGCTTTTAGCACTAGCTGCAACCGTAGCTGCGGCTGCCATTTCGGGTGTGGCATGGTACTTCAGGACCAagcggaggaggtggaagaaggagCAGGACAAGCTTGCCAAGATCATGCAAAGCCTCCCCGGGGTGCCGACTCAGGTCGATTTCGCCGACATCAGGAAGGCCACCGGCAACTTCGACGAGACGATGAAGCTGGGGAAAGGCGGCTTCAGCTCCGTGTACAGGTGCCGGCTTCCCCCGGATGCTCGTGGGAGGAGCAGCTCGACGGAGGTTGCCGTCAAGAAGTTCACGCGCGGGGTCGAGGAACAGCGCTACGAGGACTTCCTCGCCGAGGTCAGCATCATCAACCGTCTGCGCCACAAGAACGTCGTCCCACTCGTCG GCTGGTCATACAACAAGGGGGAGCCTCTACTTATCTACGAGTACATGAACAACGGCAGCCTTGATCAACATCTGTTCAGGAGAGGTGGCAACGGGGAACAGCAGGAACAACAACAGGAAGACACACCTATTCGGCAATGGGAGACTCGTTACAGCATCGCGAGAGACATAGCCACCGGTCTGCACTACGTTCATCACGAGCATGAGCCAATGGTGCTGCACCGCGACATCAAGGCGAGCAACATTATGCTCGACTCCAACTTCCGCGCCCGTCTCGGTGACTTTGGCATCGCCTGCACGGTAGCTGCTGACAGGAGCTCCGTCACCGGCGTCGCCGGCACCTGGGGTTACATAGCGCCGGACTACGCGATGAGCAACAGGGCCACACGCCAGACTGACATCTATGCATTTGGTGTTCTGGTCCTGGAGGTGGTTACGGGCAAGAAGAACAGGGACGTGCCACCTGACGACGGCCACATTTCCGATTGGGTCTGGCGTCTCCATGGCAAGGGAAGGCTGCTGGATGCTGTGGACGATCACCAGCAGGCCGTCGTTCTAGATGAGGCTGAGCGTCTACTGCTCCTTGGCTTGGCGTGCACCAACCCCGATCCGACCAACCGTCcgagcatggcggcggcggtgcaggtcATCAGTAagttgtcgccgccgccggacgtgCCTTTCGAGAGGCCAGCGTTCGTGTGGCCACCCAAAGAGTGGTGTTCACTCGACTCTGATTATTGCACAACACAGAGCAATCTGGGGGGGATCTCGACCAGCACGGTCGAGCTGGTGCAGATCATGCAGGACCAGCCGCCCCTGGAGACACAGAGCAGCAGCACAAGGTTCTTCAGCGTGTGA